From a single Scomber japonicus isolate fScoJap1 chromosome 12, fScoJap1.pri, whole genome shotgun sequence genomic region:
- the xrn1 gene encoding 5'-3' exoribonuclease 1 isoform X2 has translation MGVPKFYRWISERYPCLSEVVKEHQIPEFDNLYLDMNGIIHQCSHPNDEDVHFRISEEKIFADIFHYLEVLFRIIKPRKVFFMAVDGVAPRAKMNQQRGRRFRSAKEAEDKIKKALDKGEVLPTEARFDSNCITPGTDFMARLQEQLKYFVHNKLSTDRLWQNVRVYLSGHETPGEGEHKIMEFIRSENGKPGHNPNTRHCLYGLDADLIMLGLTSHEPNFSLLREEVRFGGKKNQKRITAPEETTFHLLHLSLMREYIDYEFSDIRKHIGSDYDLERIIDDWVLMGFLVGNDFIPHLPHLHINHDALPLLYKTYISVLPSLGGYLNENGHLNLRNFEKYLEKLSEFDREHFSDVFVDLKWFESKVGNKYLNEAAGLAAEKEAASKDTNKEDSSLCLAALTSSDRVTEGGKAEDEEEEEDMFETEFRQYKRTYYMTKMGVDVVSDEFLAQQAKCYVEGIQWILHYYYHGVQSWSWYYPYHYAPFLSDIRNISGLKLTFDLGKPFMPFQQLLAVLPAASMALLPESYRPLMTSENSAIIEYYPLDFKTDLNGKQQEWEAVVLIPFIDERCLLAAMEPCNHKLTKEEKARNCHTECAVYTYDPEIDFSYSSSLPQLFPDIVHCHARKANIAMDAWHVGLDHVGRRMDKSALYFCGFPTLQHIRHKFYKKKSGVVVFQQSSRGENTMLDILPSQEGEPVCDDVAARVLGKPVFVNWPHLEEARIVAVSDGETKFSLEEPPGVQRIYDRPSTPPPTKVNRLSDKEQKDWVKDVQGITEYFMKRKGIIVNETVVVLYGQTLTGRKYVPKANGVVELEKQWSKQVLPFAYQTVVKGH, from the exons ATGGGAGTGCCGAAGTTTTACCGCTGGATCTCGGAGCGCTATCCGTGTCTGAGTGAAGTTGTGAAGGAACATCAG ATTCCAGAATTCGACAATCTCTATCTGGACATGAATGGGATCATTCACCAGTGTTCCCACCCCAACGATGAGGACGTCCACTTCCGCATCTCCGAGGAAAAGATCTTCGCTGACATCTTCCACTACCTGGAGGTGCTCTTCAGGATCATCAAGCCGCGCAAGGTTTTCTTCATGGCCGTGGACGGCGTGGCGCCAAGGGCAAAGATGAACCAGCAGAGAGGACGCAGATTTAG GTCCGCCAAAGAAGCAGAGGATAAGATAAAAAAAGCTCTGGATAAAGGAGAGGTGCTTCCCACAGAGGCTCGCTTTGATTCCAATTGTATCACTCCAG GCACTGACTTCATGGCAAGACTCCAGGAGCAGCTCAAGTATTTTGTCCACAACAAGCTCTCCACTGATAGGCTGTGGCAGAATGTCAGAGTCTACCTGTCCGGTCATGAG ACACCAGGGGAGGGAGAACATAAGATCATGGAGTTTATTCGCTCTGAGAATGGCAAGCCGGGCCACAACCCTAACACCCGACACTGCCTATACGGTCTAGATGCTGATCTG ATCATGTTGGGTTTGACCAGCCACGAGCCAAATTTCTCCCTGCTCAGAGAGGAGGTCCGCTTCGGAGGAAAGAAAAACCAGAAAAG GATAACAGCTCCAGAGGAAACAACTTTCCACTTGCTTCACTTGTCTCTCATGAGGGAGTACATTGATTATGAGTTCTCTGACATCagg aaACACATTGGTTCTGACTATGACTTGGAGCGAATAATAGACGACTGGGTCCTAATGGGGTTCCTCGTGGGAAACGATTTCatccctcaccttcctcatCTTCACATCAACCACGATGCTCTGCCACTGCTGTACAAGACCTACATCAGTGTACTGCCCAGCCTTGGgg GTTATCTGAATGAGAACGGCCACCTAAACCTTAGGAACTTTGAGAAATACCTGGAGAAACTTTCTGAG TTTGACCGGGAACATTTTAGTGATGTGTTTGTGGACCTGAAGTGGTTCGAGAGTAAAGTTGGTAACAAGTATCTGAACGAGGCAGCGGGCCTGGCAGCAGAGAAGGAAGCTGCCAGCAAAGACACCAACAAGGAG gattcGTCTCTCTGCCTGGCAGCTCTGACCTCATCAGACAGAGtgacggaaggagggaaagcagaagacgaggaagaagaggaggatatGTTTGAAACGGAGTTCAGACAGTACAAACGTACATACTATATGACCAAAATGGGCGTGGATGTGGTGTCAGA TGAGTTTCTAGCCCAGCAGGCCAAATGTTACGTGGAAGGTATCCAGTGGATTCTGCACTACTATTACCACGGCGTCCAATCCTGGAGCTG GTACTACCCCTACCACTACGCTCCCTTCCTGTCCGACATCAGGAATATATCCGGGTTAAAGTTGACCTTCGATCTCGGAAAACCCTTCATGCCCTTCCAGCAGCTGTTAGCGGTCCTGCCTGCTGCCAGCATGGCACTGCTGCCCGAGAGTTAcagg ccCCTGATGACCAGTGAAAATTCAGCCATTATTGAGTACTACCCTCTAGACTTTAAAACGGACCTCAATGGGAAGCAGCAGGAGTGGGAGGCTGTGGTGCTCATTCCCTTCATAGatgag aggtGCTTGCTGGCAGCCATGGAGCCATGCAATCATAAGCTGACTAAAGAAGAGAAGGCCAGGAACTGTCACACAGAGTGCGCCGTCTACACATACGACCCCGAAATAGACTTCTCCTACAGCTCCAGCCTACCTCAGTTGTTCCCCGACATCGTCCACTGCCACGCCAG GAAAGCAAACATCGCCATGGACGCCTGGCACGTGGGGTTAGATCACGTGGGCAGGCGCATGGATAAGTCAGCTCTGTACTTCTGCGGCTTCCCCACCCTGCAACACATCAGACACAAG TTTTACAAGAAGAAGAGTGGCGTGGTTGTGttccagcagagcagcagaggggAGAACACGATGCTGGACATCCTCCCCAGCCAGGAAGGAGAGCCG GTCTGCGATGATGTTGCTGCACGAGTACTCGGCAAGCCGGTGTTTGTCAACTGGCCGCATCTAGAGGAAGCTCGTATTGTTGCAGTGTCGGACGGAGAGACAAA GTTTTCTCTAGAGGAACCACCAGGTGTCCAAAGAATCTATGACAGGCCCTCCACTCCCCCTCCCACCAAAGTCAACCGCCTGTCAGACAAGGAGCAGAAGGACTGGGTGAAAGACGTCCAGGGAATCACTGAATA TTTCATGAAGAGGAAAGGCATCATAGTGAATGAGACAGTGGTGGTTTTATACGGCCAGACGCTGACGGGAAGGAAATACGTCCCCAAAGCCAACGGGGTGGTGGAGCTAGAGAAACAGTGGTCCAAACAAGTTCTTCCTTTCGCCTACCAGACTGTGGTTAAG GGTCATTGA